The following are from one region of the Chitinivibrionales bacterium genome:
- the dnaG gene encoding DNA primase: MQQLFPKKSFDDGVKEEIRNAINIADVVGRHVALRPAGQNLKGLCPFHKEKTPSFTVSPAKGIFYCFGCHKGGDVFKFLMELEGLTFPEALRLLADEAGIKLAPSRLESAVPASGQAAIPKDELLKINNLALDFYYHQTRNHKQAVDYFVSRGLSKETIREFRLGYAPPGWSAFLEHAKSKGVGEKPVVLAGLAIVKQETGGAYDRFRDRIIFPIFDTSKRPVGFAGRGLTADATPKYLNSPETPLYQKSKILYGFHVTQQFVRESKSVIIVEGYMDFLALYQAGIKNVIATSGTAFTDTHARILRRFTDKLFLVFDGDAAGILAAQRAIFVLAPYNFNIRVLTIPEDEDPDEYVKARGPQAFNELLEKSSKDYMKFIIAKTAADNRAETPYGKSAALNALAPLAQALSDAVVQREFVKQMGEALSLTEDVIYQRIRQRQGPAAPRPVRQESEDTAAAFFGTIEGNFIRLLLANPHLVLEARQFIAPETFTDKFSGELYLTVLRSYDESPDLVTLLKNVRDDETGRMLSFAFANEADAGNPNDELVHVMRRLQEKFIRSKIKANQEIMKKDPGQRAVLLEKNRDLSLQLKDLT, translated from the coding sequence ATGCAGCAACTGTTCCCCAAGAAATCCTTCGACGACGGCGTCAAGGAAGAAATACGCAACGCCATCAACATCGCCGACGTGGTGGGCAGGCACGTTGCGCTCAGGCCCGCAGGCCAGAACCTGAAAGGCCTGTGCCCGTTTCACAAGGAGAAAACGCCGTCATTCACGGTGTCGCCCGCAAAGGGCATCTTCTATTGTTTCGGGTGCCACAAGGGCGGCGACGTGTTCAAGTTCCTCATGGAGCTCGAAGGGCTCACCTTTCCCGAAGCGCTCAGGCTCCTTGCCGACGAGGCAGGCATCAAGCTTGCGCCTTCGCGCCTGGAAAGCGCGGTGCCGGCCTCAGGCCAGGCCGCAATTCCGAAAGACGAGCTGCTCAAAATAAACAACCTGGCGCTTGATTTTTATTACCATCAGACGCGCAACCACAAGCAGGCCGTAGACTATTTCGTTTCGCGCGGGCTTTCCAAGGAAACCATCAGGGAGTTCAGGCTCGGTTACGCGCCGCCGGGGTGGTCTGCGTTTCTCGAACACGCAAAAAGCAAGGGCGTCGGCGAAAAGCCGGTGGTGCTGGCCGGGCTTGCCATTGTCAAGCAGGAAACCGGCGGCGCGTACGACCGGTTCCGCGACCGTATCATCTTTCCCATTTTCGACACGTCAAAGCGGCCGGTGGGGTTCGCGGGCCGCGGGCTCACGGCCGACGCGACGCCGAAATACCTCAACTCGCCGGAAACGCCGCTGTACCAGAAGAGCAAGATCCTGTACGGGTTCCACGTCACCCAGCAGTTCGTGCGCGAGAGCAAGAGCGTGATCATCGTGGAAGGGTACATGGATTTCCTGGCGCTCTACCAGGCCGGAATAAAAAACGTGATCGCCACGTCCGGCACCGCGTTCACCGACACGCACGCGAGGATCCTGCGGCGATTCACCGACAAACTTTTTCTTGTGTTTGACGGCGATGCGGCCGGCATTCTGGCCGCGCAGCGCGCCATTTTCGTGCTCGCGCCGTACAACTTCAACATACGCGTGCTCACCATCCCGGAAGACGAGGACCCCGACGAATACGTGAAGGCGCGCGGGCCACAGGCGTTCAATGAGCTTCTGGAAAAATCTTCGAAAGATTACATGAAATTCATCATCGCAAAGACTGCGGCCGACAACAGGGCGGAAACGCCGTACGGTAAATCCGCCGCTCTCAATGCGCTTGCGCCGCTGGCGCAGGCCCTGTCCGACGCGGTGGTGCAGCGCGAGTTCGTGAAGCAAATGGGCGAGGCGCTTTCTCTCACCGAAGACGTGATTTACCAGCGCATCAGGCAGCGCCAGGGACCGGCCGCGCCCCGGCCAGTGCGGCAGGAGTCCGAAGACACGGCGGCAGCCTTTTTCGGCACTATCGAGGGGAACTTCATCCGATTATTGCTGGCCAATCCGCATCTGGTGCTCGAGGCGCGGCAATTCATTGCTCCCGAAACGTTCACCGATAAATTCTCCGGTGAATTATATTTAACTGTTCTAAGGAGTTACGACGAGAGTCCGGACCTCGTAACGCTTTTGAAAAATGTGCGCGATGACGAGACGGGCCGGATGCTCAGTTTCGCTTTTGCAAACGAGGCGGATGCCGGGAACCCGAACGATGAGCTTGTCCATGTCATGCGGCGTCTGCAGGAGAAATTCATCAGGTCGAAAATAAAGGCGAACCAAGAAATAATGAAAAAAGATCCGGGCCAGCGGGCCGTTCTCTTGGAAAAAAACAGGGATCTGTCCTTACAACTGAAAGATCTCACCTGA